A section of the Bacteroides sp. genome encodes:
- a CDS encoding gamma carbonic anhydrase family protein, with protein sequence MALIKSIRGFTPAFGKDCYLADNATIIGDVVMGDQCSVWFNAVVRGDVHRIRIGNKVNIQDGAVIHCTYQTAPTTIGNNVSIAHKAIVHGCTVEDNVLIGMNAIVMDNARIGSNSIIAAGAVVLENTVVEPGSVWAGIPARKVKDISQELTHDLLERISNNYVKYAGWYRDEES encoded by the coding sequence ATGGCACTCATCAAAAGCATCAGGGGCTTCACCCCTGCCTTCGGAAAAGACTGCTACCTGGCCGACAATGCCACCATCATCGGCGATGTGGTGATGGGCGACCAGTGCAGCGTATGGTTTAATGCCGTGGTGCGCGGCGACGTCCACCGCATCCGTATCGGCAACAAGGTCAACATCCAGGACGGGGCCGTCATCCACTGCACCTACCAGACCGCCCCCACCACCATCGGCAACAATGTGTCGATTGCCCATAAAGCCATCGTCCATGGCTGCACCGTTGAGGACAATGTGCTCATCGGGATGAATGCCATCGTGATGGACAACGCCCGTATCGGCAGCAATTCCATCATTGCCGCCGGGGCCGTGGTGCTCGAAAACACTGTGGTCGAGCCCGGCAGCGTCTGGGCCGGCATCCCCGCCCGTAAAGTAAAGGACATCAGCCAGGAACTCACCCACGACCTGCTCGAGCGCATCTCGAACAACTACGTGAAATACGCCGGCTGGTACCGCGACGAGGAATCCTGA
- the odhB gene encoding 2-oxoglutarate dehydrogenase complex dihydrolipoyllysine-residue succinyltransferase, whose protein sequence is MLIDIRVPSAGESITQVELARWLVEDGAYVEKDQEIAEIDSDKATLTINAEQAGKIRISVEEGTTTEPGKIIGQIDTEAAAPAASTKQEEAPAPETKQEAPPEEKPKASPAAAQPEEKKTEPAQSGFTFSPQAQKLLDELGVRQAEVHPNPDGRRITRKDILAAIAGEYQKTTGAGSSQPASPATATWGGSRNENRQKMSTLRKKVAERLVAVKNQTAMLTTFNEVDMSAILDLRKQYQKAFQEKYGLKLGMMSFFAKAITEAIPHFPQVNGRIEDNAIVLPEFADVGIAVSTPKGLMVPVIRNAEQLSIPELELKIAELAQKARDNKISIEELTGGTISITNGGVFGSMLSTPIINPPQSAILGMHNIVERPVAINGRVEIRPVMYLALSYDHRIVDGKESVGFLVKVKEMVEHPERMLFGGHDPMGSLLGL, encoded by the coding sequence ATGCTTATCGATATCCGAGTGCCCTCAGCCGGCGAATCCATCACCCAGGTAGAACTGGCCCGCTGGCTGGTTGAAGATGGCGCTTATGTAGAGAAAGACCAGGAAATCGCCGAAATCGATTCCGACAAGGCCACCCTCACCATCAATGCCGAGCAGGCCGGGAAAATTCGTATTTCAGTAGAAGAAGGCACCACCACCGAGCCCGGCAAGATCATAGGCCAGATCGACACCGAAGCTGCGGCGCCTGCAGCCAGCACAAAACAGGAAGAAGCGCCTGCTCCTGAAACGAAACAGGAAGCCCCTCCGGAAGAAAAGCCAAAAGCAAGCCCTGCTGCAGCGCAACCCGAAGAAAAGAAAACGGAGCCTGCCCAAAGCGGCTTTACCTTTTCGCCCCAGGCACAGAAGCTCCTCGACGAGCTGGGTGTCAGGCAAGCGGAGGTGCACCCCAATCCTGACGGCCGCCGCATCACCCGCAAGGATATCCTGGCAGCCATTGCCGGGGAATATCAAAAAACCACTGGCGCAGGGTCTTCACAGCCTGCTTCGCCTGCCACAGCCACCTGGGGAGGCAGCCGCAACGAGAACCGCCAGAAAATGTCGACCCTGCGCAAAAAAGTGGCCGAGCGCCTGGTTGCCGTGAAGAACCAAACGGCCATGCTCACCACCTTCAACGAGGTCGACATGTCGGCCATCCTCGATTTGCGCAAGCAATATCAGAAAGCCTTCCAGGAGAAGTATGGCCTCAAGCTGGGGATGATGTCCTTTTTCGCAAAAGCCATTACGGAGGCCATCCCCCACTTCCCGCAGGTCAATGGCCGCATTGAGGACAACGCCATCGTGCTGCCCGAATTTGCCGATGTGGGCATTGCGGTAAGCACCCCCAAGGGCCTGATGGTCCCGGTGATCCGCAATGCCGAACAACTGTCGATACCCGAGCTGGAGCTGAAGATCGCTGAGCTGGCTCAGAAAGCCCGCGACAACAAGATCAGCATCGAAGAGCTTACAGGGGGCACCATCTCCATCACCAATGGCGGGGTGTTTGGCTCCATGCTCTCCACCCCCATTATCAATCCGCCGCAAAGCGCCATCCTGGGCATGCACAACATCGTTGAGCGCCCCGTGGCCATCAACGGACGGGTAGAGATCAGGCCGGTGATGTACCTGGCCCTCTCTTACGACCACCGCATAGTGGATGGCAAGGAATCCGTGGGATTCCTCGTCAAGGTGAAGGAAATGGTCGAACATCCCGAACGCATGCTCTTTGGCGGGCACGACCCCATGGGCAGCCTTTTGGGACTGTAG
- a CDS encoding 2-oxoglutarate dehydrogenase E1 component → MNKFSYLGNSEISGIEELYQKYLSNPESVEPSWRQFFEGFDFARTQFPREGVMEEKEALQYRKEFNVINLINGYRERGHLFTLTNPVRTRRKYTPRLDPENFGLSPDDFKTTFQAGNEIGIGPAPLERIIAHLKQTYRQSIGVEYMYIRSPEIVEWLRNRMESSRNTPAFDAAKKLQILQKLTEAVGFEQFLRKRFPGQKRFSLEGCETLIPALDAVIEKGAGSGTEEVVLGMAHRGRLNVLGNILKKPFHKIFSEFEGKEYAEETLLGDVKYHLGCTLETTTRNHHAVNLSIAPNPSHLEAVNPVVEGIARAKIDQKHKGDMTRLVPILIHGDASIAGQGIVYEVLQMSQLPAFSTGGTIHLVINNQLGFTTNYLDGRSSTYCTDVAKTIQSPIFHVNGDDVEAVVFTIELAMEFRQRFQRDVFIDLLSYRKHGHNEGDEPRFTQPILYKIIEKHPDPATIYIEKLREEKVLEEGQAQSIRKAFEEMLDVELEKARKIKKGHIDPFLENTWKEFRKAVDQDFTQAIDTGVKKDILKSLGEKVTSLPTDKPFFRKTRKLMEERQQMIANGGKLDWAMGETLAYATLLSEGIPIRFTGQDVERGTFSHRHAVIKLEDSEEEYVPLNNLGKGQAHFEIYNSLLSEYGVLGFEYGYAMANPDSLVIWEAQFGDFNNGAQIIIDQFITSGEEKWKVMNGLVLYLPHGFEGQGPEHSSARLERFLASCAENNIQVANCSTPASLFHLLRRQMKRPFRKPLVVFTPKSLLRHPQCVSNLQDLSEGHFQEIIDDASADPKKVDRVLICSGKIYYELLEEKKQKGFDNTAILRLEQIYPLPEQALRTLIDKYQGARRIIWVQEEPQNMGAWPFLSQNLSDVPMSVIARPPSASPASGSSKFHQMQQQKIIEKAFEECDCENVCHECHQMCISQLVENQ, encoded by the coding sequence ATGAACAAATTCTCATATCTAGGTAACTCGGAGATTTCAGGCATAGAAGAATTATACCAGAAATACCTCTCTAACCCTGAATCGGTGGAACCTTCCTGGCGACAATTTTTCGAAGGCTTTGATTTTGCCCGCACTCAATTTCCCCGCGAAGGGGTGATGGAAGAAAAGGAAGCGCTGCAATACCGGAAAGAGTTTAATGTCATTAACCTCATCAACGGATACCGCGAGCGCGGCCACCTGTTTACCCTGACCAACCCGGTACGCACCCGGCGTAAGTATACCCCCAGGCTCGACCCCGAGAACTTCGGACTCAGCCCCGATGACTTCAAAACCACCTTCCAGGCAGGCAATGAAATTGGCATAGGGCCCGCACCCCTGGAGCGCATCATCGCCCACCTGAAACAAACCTATCGCCAGAGCATCGGGGTAGAGTATATGTACATCCGTAGCCCTGAAATCGTTGAGTGGCTTCGAAACCGCATGGAATCGAGCCGCAACACCCCTGCTTTCGACGCTGCCAAGAAGCTCCAGATCCTGCAGAAACTGACCGAGGCCGTAGGATTTGAGCAATTCCTGCGTAAGCGCTTCCCGGGGCAGAAACGTTTTTCACTCGAGGGCTGCGAAACCCTCATTCCCGCCCTCGATGCGGTCATCGAAAAGGGTGCCGGGAGCGGCACAGAGGAAGTGGTATTGGGCATGGCCCACCGGGGACGGCTTAATGTGCTGGGCAACATCCTCAAAAAACCCTTTCACAAGATCTTCAGCGAATTTGAAGGCAAGGAATATGCCGAAGAAACCCTGCTGGGCGACGTGAAATATCACCTGGGCTGCACCCTCGAAACCACCACCCGCAACCATCACGCGGTAAACCTGAGCATTGCCCCTAACCCCAGTCACCTGGAGGCCGTAAACCCTGTGGTCGAAGGCATTGCCCGGGCGAAGATCGACCAGAAACACAAGGGGGATATGACCCGGCTGGTGCCTATCCTCATCCATGGCGATGCCTCCATAGCCGGACAAGGCATCGTTTACGAAGTCCTGCAAATGTCGCAGCTGCCTGCCTTCAGCACCGGGGGAACCATTCACCTCGTCATCAACAACCAGCTGGGCTTCACCACCAATTACCTCGATGGGCGTTCAAGCACCTATTGCACCGACGTGGCCAAAACCATCCAATCGCCTATTTTCCATGTGAACGGCGATGACGTGGAGGCGGTGGTGTTTACCATTGAACTGGCCATGGAGTTTCGCCAACGCTTCCAGCGCGACGTCTTTATCGACCTGCTGAGCTACCGCAAGCACGGCCACAACGAAGGCGACGAGCCCCGCTTCACTCAGCCCATCCTCTACAAGATCATTGAGAAACATCCCGATCCTGCCACCATTTATATAGAAAAGCTGCGCGAGGAGAAGGTCCTTGAAGAGGGACAGGCCCAATCCATTCGTAAAGCTTTCGAAGAAATGCTTGATGTGGAGTTGGAAAAGGCCCGCAAAATTAAAAAGGGACACATCGACCCCTTCCTCGAGAATACCTGGAAGGAATTCCGCAAGGCAGTGGATCAGGATTTCACCCAGGCCATCGACACCGGTGTAAAAAAAGACATATTAAAATCTCTTGGCGAGAAAGTCACCAGCCTGCCCACCGACAAGCCTTTCTTCCGCAAGACGCGCAAGCTGATGGAAGAACGCCAGCAGATGATTGCCAATGGAGGCAAGCTCGACTGGGCCATGGGCGAAACCCTGGCGTATGCCACCCTGCTCAGCGAGGGCATCCCCATCCGCTTTACAGGGCAGGACGTTGAACGCGGCACTTTCAGCCACCGCCACGCCGTCATCAAGCTGGAAGATTCGGAAGAGGAGTATGTGCCGCTCAACAACCTGGGCAAGGGCCAGGCCCATTTTGAGATCTACAACTCCCTGCTTTCAGAATACGGGGTGCTGGGCTTCGAATACGGCTATGCCATGGCCAACCCCGACAGCCTCGTCATCTGGGAAGCACAGTTCGGCGACTTCAACAATGGCGCCCAAATCATCATCGACCAGTTTATCACCAGCGGTGAAGAAAAGTGGAAAGTGATGAACGGGCTGGTACTTTACCTGCCCCATGGCTTTGAGGGACAGGGGCCGGAGCATTCCAGCGCCCGCCTCGAGCGCTTCCTGGCCTCCTGCGCCGAAAACAACATACAGGTGGCCAACTGCAGCACCCCTGCCAGCCTGTTTCACTTGCTGCGCCGCCAGATGAAACGCCCCTTCCGCAAGCCCCTGGTGGTGTTTACCCCCAAGAGCCTGCTGCGCCACCCCCAGTGCGTCTCCAACCTCCAGGACCTCAGCGAGGGCCATTTCCAGGAAATCATTGACGACGCTTCGGCCGACCCCAAAAAGGTCGACCGCGTGCTGATCTGCAGCGGAAAGATCTATTACGAGCTGCTTGAAGAAAAAAAACAGAAAGGCTTTGACAACACCGCCATCCTGCGGCTCGAGCAGATCTATCCCCTTCCGGAACAAGCGCTGAGAACCCTGATCGACAAATACCAGGGCGCGCGGCGCATCATATGGGTCCAGGAAGAACCCCAGAACATGGGCGCCTGGCCGTTCCTTTCGCAAAACCTCAGCGATGTTCCGATGAGTGTCATTGCAAGGCCTCCCAGTGCAAGCCCTGCCAGCGGCTCAAGCAAGTTCCACCAGATGCAGCAGCAGAAGATCATTGAGAAAGCCTTTGAAGAGTGTGACTGCGAGAATGTATGCCACGAATGCCATCAGATGTGCATCAGTCAATTAGTGGAAAACCAATAA
- a CDS encoding choice-of-anchor J domain-containing protein, giving the protein MKRITFFLLVIFAGFVAFSQGPGDLSEAEKLQIENMKPDVDAPVMVKSGASQVLPGVQQPVKPLFWHELDAPKSAPEWIHWDSGVNDDAIGTGGAADFAVAARFDPTDLAGYAGTAITRIQFVPYVASAVYTLKVWQGTNPPTEVYSQAVSTVTIEAWNDIELTTPVNIDASQELWIGYTISTTTGYPAGCDAGPQVAGKGNMIYWEGVWQELTDLGALPYNWNIQGYVEVLADPGAPAAPLNLAAVAGAAGALEVSLSWDNPALTVSGETLTDLDFIYVYRGAELIHTITDPTIGAAETFVDNALTEGGFVSYSVYGSNDLGDGPGASAVVFVGPDVPAAPGDVTLVAQGNDGYVTWTAPTEGFNGGYLDPAGMTYTVVRMPDGVEVATDITALEYTDATVPGIGNYYYVVTASNAVGEGGSAASNVALLGAEGILMYEVFDYATGALPPGWMVEGLGQTNWSVVATANAGGTSPELRLGWSPAFVGLSRLISYPVNVEGYSALRFKYKQYLNDYSGNEGEIAAIDVSYDGGTTWTALWEEEIIASIPAGDYELYLNVPDGATTVHFGFRFNGDAYNINYWYFDNMILEPVLEHDLIGEAITGNATPSVGTESIYTVAVKNAGTMTATDYTVKLMQEGGVELASVAGTAIEFGETLTFDLAWTPQEADEGNTFVYGVVEFTADEMPGNNQTPNLNLTVQGADVIAVTIGTGTAYPSSRIPFDFFYKNSFSQTLYFPDELGLGGGVLTGLGYTNNFQTNLPGKPIKVWVGETDATDLSAGWVPLENLTLVYDGTLDFPTGENSIIIPFQQPYVYTGGNLVVYTNRVWEDQYFSSLDRFYGTLDDGSSRTRRLSADGTAPLDPANPGTGSVIHWHPNTTLYFSTAGLGAMEGMVTDGTNPLEGVDVSVVGTMASTVTDATGYYSFPYLLPGTYDVHFELFGFTSYLAEDVLIVEDETTVVDAVMAAIPQYAVNGVIEGNDDVLLEGAEIWMEGYEDYYMMAGVGGVFMFPEVYAGSYDVTISMPGYEVHTAVVNVDADLDLGTIVLTEILAAPYGVSIDPYNQGDGNALLTWNSAEMTMLYQHDGAIPAEPNAFYQSMDNGYGVVYDLTAFPDAVVEAIDFHHLQWGLPNGTYPYLVHIINWETKTIIETVGPINTLVNDAWEEAVDLGAVSVAGLSQVAILIQPQGNTAADAYPDITTDATGPNGVSLQAPMSDLNNFTINGSTVGDFFINLWISTAFAPDKVVKAQMLTADQVETASRLGTALSSTEATINNQTIVAPEEEKIFDGFNIYLNDMEIPMAEGVEVTEYLFTGLEEGTYTAGVSALYTTGMSEIVTVDFVIAMGVEVTVDVTTNSGDSSEGALVHLANQTETQFEYTGTVGADGSVVFETVRKGMYTMTVTLGGYEEYVEADINIQDVATLTAELIEIIVDPYGLMVVEGETAGEATFSWNNATGWGESFETGAIPEGWTQIITNTAGGTLPTTWAIVGTIEFTSGDVVPQDGDYQAFMYWDYGHQDEWLITPAFTAPAGDLTFWYYGHNGSVNLDHYYVKISTDGGDTWTVLWDASTLPEADNHYATPAVIDLSAYVGQEVHIAWQNVDGDGQGMWYAWAIDNITVGDMRIDVKDLIAAPAGNIQQGENLTARDGVFYPSVNPADMIPAPRKSFEGYNVYLDDMVTPVATSVANTEFLFTGLANGDYVAGVQSVYSSGASEVITLPFTIENGVVSETYQVTFNVHMHEVEYTETDVIYMTGSMLDWTTPGDDPDNQTMEETGDPNIMTHTLELEAGTYAYKYFMNAGWDGGEWAGAPDREIVVAGDMTVDDVFGNINNPVEVPTVDAGELLVYPNPARDMMHIVSGEMIREVRIIDMLGQVVYTSDVQGERHEVNVGGFRNGIYFVQVLTSKGLTTQRIQIAK; this is encoded by the coding sequence ATGAAGAGAATTACGTTTTTTTTACTTGTGATTTTTGCTGGTTTTGTTGCCTTTTCGCAGGGTCCCGGAGATCTGAGCGAAGCAGAAAAATTGCAAATTGAGAATATGAAACCAGATGTCGATGCGCCTGTAATGGTCAAGTCAGGTGCATCGCAGGTTTTGCCTGGTGTTCAGCAGCCAGTGAAGCCCTTGTTCTGGCATGAACTTGACGCTCCCAAAAGTGCTCCTGAATGGATCCACTGGGACAGTGGCGTGAATGATGATGCCATTGGCACAGGTGGTGCGGCTGATTTTGCCGTTGCTGCCCGTTTTGACCCAACTGACCTGGCGGGATATGCCGGCACGGCTATCACCCGCATTCAGTTTGTGCCTTATGTTGCTTCAGCCGTTTACACCCTGAAGGTATGGCAGGGAACCAACCCGCCCACTGAGGTGTATTCGCAGGCTGTAAGTACTGTTACCATTGAAGCCTGGAACGACATTGAACTGACCACCCCGGTGAATATCGATGCCAGCCAGGAATTGTGGATTGGTTACACGATCTCTACTACCACGGGCTATCCCGCTGGCTGTGACGCTGGTCCGCAAGTGGCAGGCAAGGGTAATATGATTTATTGGGAAGGTGTATGGCAGGAACTTACAGACCTGGGCGCCCTCCCTTACAACTGGAATATCCAGGGCTATGTTGAGGTGCTGGCTGATCCCGGTGCTCCGGCCGCCCCACTAAACCTGGCTGCTGTAGCCGGTGCTGCTGGTGCGCTTGAAGTGTCACTGAGCTGGGATAACCCCGCACTGACCGTCAGCGGCGAGACCCTCACCGACCTTGATTTTATCTATGTTTACAGGGGTGCTGAATTGATCCACACCATTACTGATCCGACCATTGGTGCCGCTGAGACCTTTGTTGACAATGCCCTTACAGAAGGTGGCTTTGTCAGCTATTCTGTTTATGGCAGCAATGACCTCGGCGATGGCCCCGGTGCTTCAGCTGTGGTATTTGTCGGACCGGATGTTCCGGCTGCTCCCGGCGATGTGACCCTTGTCGCCCAGGGCAACGATGGTTATGTGACCTGGACTGCCCCCACTGAAGGCTTCAACGGCGGCTACCTGGATCCTGCTGGTATGACCTATACCGTGGTTCGTATGCCTGACGGTGTTGAAGTGGCTACCGATATTACTGCCCTTGAGTATACGGATGCTACCGTTCCCGGTATTGGCAACTATTATTATGTAGTGACAGCCAGCAATGCCGTGGGTGAAGGTGGAAGCGCTGCTTCCAACGTGGCCTTGTTGGGTGCTGAAGGCATCCTGATGTATGAAGTCTTTGACTATGCCACAGGTGCACTGCCTCCGGGCTGGATGGTTGAAGGACTTGGACAGACCAACTGGAGCGTGGTTGCTACGGCAAACGCCGGTGGTACGTCTCCTGAACTTCGCTTAGGCTGGAGCCCCGCTTTCGTGGGCCTGAGCCGCCTGATCAGTTACCCGGTCAACGTGGAAGGTTATTCTGCCCTGAGGTTTAAGTATAAGCAGTATCTCAATGATTATTCAGGAAACGAAGGTGAAATTGCTGCTATTGATGTTTCGTATGATGGCGGAACTACCTGGACTGCGCTTTGGGAAGAGGAAATTATTGCCAGCATTCCGGCCGGTGATTACGAACTGTATCTCAATGTTCCTGATGGTGCTACCACGGTTCACTTTGGTTTCCGTTTCAATGGGGATGCCTACAACATCAACTACTGGTATTTCGACAATATGATTCTTGAACCAGTGCTTGAGCATGACCTGATTGGTGAGGCCATTACAGGTAATGCCACCCCTTCAGTAGGTACTGAAAGCATTTACACCGTTGCTGTGAAGAATGCAGGGACCATGACAGCCACCGATTATACCGTTAAACTGATGCAGGAGGGTGGCGTTGAGCTGGCTTCCGTTGCTGGTACTGCCATTGAATTTGGTGAAACCCTCACCTTTGACCTGGCCTGGACCCCACAGGAAGCGGATGAAGGCAATACCTTTGTTTATGGTGTGGTTGAATTTACTGCCGATGAAATGCCCGGTAACAACCAAACCCCTAACCTTAACCTTACCGTACAGGGTGCTGACGTCATTGCCGTTACCATTGGTACAGGCACAGCCTATCCGAGCTCGCGCATCCCGTTCGACTTCTTCTATAAGAACAGCTTCAGCCAGACGCTTTATTTCCCTGATGAACTGGGCTTAGGCGGTGGCGTGCTGACTGGTTTGGGTTATACCAATAACTTCCAAACCAACCTTCCCGGAAAACCCATTAAGGTATGGGTAGGCGAAACCGATGCCACTGATCTCAGCGCTGGCTGGGTTCCCCTTGAGAACCTGACATTGGTTTATGATGGCACCCTCGATTTCCCGACAGGTGAGAATTCCATCATTATTCCTTTTCAGCAGCCCTATGTTTACACGGGTGGCAACCTGGTGGTTTATACCAACCGCGTATGGGAAGACCAGTATTTCAGCAGCCTTGACCGTTTCTACGGCACACTGGATGACGGTTCAAGCCGCACCCGTCGCCTTTCTGCTGACGGAACAGCTCCGCTGGATCCGGCTAACCCCGGAACTGGTTCAGTAATCCATTGGCATCCCAACACCACCCTTTACTTCTCGACTGCTGGATTGGGTGCAATGGAAGGTATGGTTACCGATGGCACAAACCCGCTGGAAGGGGTTGACGTCAGTGTTGTAGGTACCATGGCTTCGACCGTTACCGATGCTACCGGTTATTATTCATTCCCATATCTGCTACCCGGTACGTACGACGTTCACTTTGAGCTCTTTGGCTTTACTTCATACCTTGCAGAAGATGTCCTCATCGTTGAAGACGAAACCACTGTGGTGGATGCCGTAATGGCTGCCATTCCGCAATATGCCGTGAACGGTGTGATTGAAGGCAATGACGATGTGCTGCTTGAAGGCGCCGAGATCTGGATGGAAGGTTATGAAGATTATTACATGATGGCCGGTGTTGGTGGCGTATTTATGTTCCCCGAAGTATATGCCGGTTCTTATGATGTCACCATTTCGATGCCAGGCTATGAGGTTCATACCGCTGTTGTCAATGTTGACGCTGATCTTGATCTTGGAACCATCGTTCTTACTGAAATTCTGGCTGCACCTTATGGCGTTAGCATTGATCCCTACAACCAGGGCGATGGCAATGCCTTGTTGACCTGGAACTCAGCCGAGATGACCATGCTGTATCAGCACGATGGCGCCATCCCTGCTGAGCCTAATGCATTTTATCAAAGCATGGACAATGGCTATGGCGTGGTATATGACCTGACCGCATTCCCCGATGCAGTCGTTGAAGCGATTGATTTCCACCATTTACAGTGGGGTTTGCCCAATGGCACTTATCCTTACCTGGTGCACATCATTAACTGGGAAACCAAGACCATCATTGAAACCGTTGGTCCGATCAACACCCTTGTCAATGATGCATGGGAAGAAGCTGTTGATTTGGGTGCAGTTAGTGTGGCTGGCCTTTCACAGGTTGCCATCCTGATCCAGCCCCAGGGCAATACAGCCGCTGATGCTTATCCCGATATCACCACCGATGCTACCGGTCCCAATGGGGTTTCACTGCAGGCTCCGATGAGCGACCTGAACAACTTCACCATCAACGGATCCACCGTTGGTGACTTCTTCATCAATCTTTGGATCTCCACGGCCTTTGCTCCCGATAAAGTGGTTAAGGCTCAAATGCTGACGGCTGACCAGGTTGAAACTGCGTCCAGACTGGGTACCGCCCTGTCAAGCACAGAAGCAACCATTAATAATCAGACCATTGTAGCACCTGAAGAAGAGAAGATATTTGATGGATTCAACATCTACCTCAATGACATGGAAATCCCCATGGCCGAAGGAGTTGAAGTAACCGAATATCTGTTTACCGGACTGGAGGAAGGTACATACACAGCTGGTGTTTCTGCTCTTTATACCACGGGTATGTCAGAAATCGTAACCGTTGACTTCGTTATTGCCATGGGTGTTGAGGTAACCGTTGATGTTACTACCAACTCAGGTGACAGTTCCGAAGGTGCATTGGTACACCTGGCCAACCAGACTGAGACCCAGTTTGAATACACTGGTACCGTTGGTGCTGATGGCTCAGTAGTTTTCGAAACCGTTCGCAAAGGGATGTACACTATGACTGTAACCCTGGGTGGTTACGAAGAGTATGTTGAAGCAGACATTAACATCCAGGATGTTGCCACCCTTACCGCCGAACTGATTGAGATCATTGTTGATCCTTATGGACTGATGGTGGTTGAAGGTGAAACGGCTGGTGAAGCAACCTTCAGCTGGAACAATGCAACGGGCTGGGGCGAAAGCTTCGAAACCGGTGCTATTCCGGAAGGCTGGACCCAGATAATTACCAACACTGCTGGCGGAACCCTGCCCACTACCTGGGCTATCGTGGGAACCATTGAATTTACCAGTGGGGACGTGGTACCTCAGGATGGAGATTACCAGGCATTTATGTACTGGGATTACGGTCATCAGGATGAATGGCTGATTACCCCTGCCTTTACTGCTCCTGCCGGTGATTTGACCTTCTGGTACTATGGCCACAATGGTTCTGTCAATCTCGACCACTACTACGTGAAGATCTCAACCGATGGTGGCGATACCTGGACTGTCCTTTGGGATGCCAGCACGCTGCCTGAAGCTGATAACCATTATGCAACCCCTGCCGTGATTGACCTCTCAGCGTATGTTGGTCAGGAAGTTCACATTGCATGGCAGAATGTTGATGGTGACGGACAGGGTATGTGGTATGCATGGGCTATTGACAACATCACCGTTGGTGATATGAGGATCGATGTAAAAGATCTGATCGCTGCTCCTGCAGGGAATATCCAGCAGGGTGAAAACCTTACTGCCCGCGATGGTGTTTTCTATCCTTCAGTTAATCCTGCCGATATGATTCCTGCTCCCAGGAAATCATTTGAAGGCTACAACGTTTACCTGGATGATATGGTAACTCCCGTGGCTACTTCGGTTGCCAACACTGAGTTCCTGTTTACCGGCCTTGCCAATGGCGACTATGTTGCCGGTGTTCAGTCAGTTTACTCCTCTGGTGCCAGCGAAGTGATTACCCTGCCCTTTACCATTGAGAATGGTGTGGTTTCAGAAACCTATCAGGTGACATTCAATGTTCACATGCATGAGGTTGAGTATACTGAGACTGACGTGATCTACATGACTGGTTCAATGCTTGACTGGACTACTCCTGGCGATGATCCTGACAACCAGACCATGGAAGAGACAGGCGATCCAAACATCATGACCCATACCCTTGAGCTGGAAGCAGGTACTTATGCATATAAGTACTTCATGAATGCCGGCTGGGACGGTGGCGAATGGGCTGGAGCTCCCGACAGGGAAATTGTTGTTGCAGGCGACATGACCGTTGACGACGTGTTTGGCAACATCAATAACCCGGTAGAAGTACCCACGGTTGATGCCGGTGAACTCCTGGTATACCCCAACCCTGCGCGTGATATGATGCATATCGTCTCTGGAGAGATGATCCGTGAAGTTCGTATCATTGATATGCTTGGACAGGTTGTTTACACCT